From Limibacter armeniacum, one genomic window encodes:
- a CDS encoding RagB/SusD family nutrient uptake outer membrane protein produces MKTIIRYIRLLPVVMLPLASACEDFLEVEQKTQITSDNYFINEESIMESLTAAYSALGDVRLYSNHYWKQRGLLTDHVETPETAAEFTQHYIFEFGENSGELLGMWSSLYKGINRTNTVTSKVPEELKDQELMLRAQDEARFLRALYYFHLLQMWREVPLRTPENMITFAIPKSSREEVYAFIEDDLTSIVTSNHLPEMYSNKENEEIGRATIGAAKALLGKVYLYQKKYTEAAKFLKEVIDMPYSLVPDPEYIWHINNQNNAIANENIFEVQFDSHVGGVNFWFDDGVQASEGQQRVQFLENMAGGYYNLFPTQPLIDLYQSESGDKRFKAFIRMPGDSIAWSEEVYTGLGPVIRKGISTKPTVTGGNDENFPLIRLADVYLMYAEALLNGAGAESDAVTYIDMVRERAFGNSFVSIADRKTATGKPLITLLKEERSKELAFEAHRFNDLRRWGDLETALGDRYKARGEFYPIPVQEVDKSGGILLQDPNYN; encoded by the coding sequence ATGAAGACGATCATCCGATATATCAGATTGCTGCCGGTGGTGATGCTGCCACTGGCAAGTGCCTGCGAAGATTTTTTGGAGGTAGAACAGAAAACTCAGATTACCTCTGATAACTATTTTATTAATGAGGAGTCTATTATGGAATCATTGACCGCTGCCTATTCAGCTTTGGGAGATGTGAGACTTTACTCCAATCATTACTGGAAACAAAGGGGACTGCTCACAGACCATGTGGAGACGCCTGAGACAGCAGCGGAATTTACACAGCACTATATCTTTGAGTTTGGAGAGAACTCCGGAGAATTGCTGGGGATGTGGAGTTCGCTTTACAAAGGAATTAATAGAACGAATACAGTGACTTCTAAGGTACCGGAAGAATTAAAGGATCAAGAACTGATGCTGAGGGCACAAGATGAAGCAAGGTTCCTGAGAGCGCTCTATTACTTCCACCTGTTACAAATGTGGCGGGAGGTTCCGTTAAGAACACCGGAAAACATGATCACTTTTGCCATTCCAAAAAGTAGTAGGGAGGAAGTCTATGCTTTTATTGAAGATGATCTGACTTCAATCGTTACCAGCAACCACTTGCCAGAAATGTATTCAAATAAAGAAAATGAGGAAATTGGAAGGGCGACAATAGGAGCTGCAAAGGCCTTACTTGGGAAGGTGTATCTGTATCAGAAGAAATACACAGAGGCAGCTAAATTCCTTAAGGAAGTGATAGATATGCCTTACAGCTTGGTGCCTGATCCCGAATATATATGGCATATCAATAACCAGAACAATGCAATTGCCAACGAGAATATATTTGAAGTACAGTTTGATAGTCATGTGGGAGGTGTCAACTTCTGGTTTGATGACGGCGTACAGGCAAGTGAAGGGCAGCAGCGTGTACAGTTCTTGGAAAATATGGCAGGAGGATATTACAACCTGTTCCCAACACAGCCATTGATAGATTTGTACCAAAGTGAGTCAGGCGACAAGCGATTTAAGGCATTTATTAGGATGCCGGGAGATAGCATCGCATGGAGTGAGGAAGTTTATACAGGATTAGGCCCTGTAATCAGGAAAGGAATCAGTACCAAACCCACTGTAACAGGGGGCAATGATGAGAACTTCCCCCTTATCAGGCTCGCAGATGTTTACCTGATGTATGCAGAAGCTTTGCTGAATGGCGCTGGGGCTGAATCGGATGCAGTCACCTATATTGATATGGTGAGGGAAAGGGCATTTGGCAATAGCTTTGTATCCATAGCTGATCGTAAAACTGCTACAGGAAAACCTCTGATAACGCTACTGAAAGAGGAAAGAAGCAAGGAGCTAGCATTTGAAGCACATCGTTTCAATGATTTGCGGAGATGGGGAGATCTGGAGACAGCTTTGGGAGACCGTTACAAGGCAAGAGGCGAGTTTTACCCTATACCAGTACAGGAAGTGGATAAGTCTGGTGGTATTCTGCTGCAAGACCCTAATTATAATTAG
- a CDS encoding phytanoyl-CoA dioxygenase family protein, with protein sequence MDNTETRSILDTPFFLSTETVEQFHENGWVKLDNIMGQDDLQPYRKAIQAEVSQRQKDFKPLQERDTYGKAFLQIMNLWRSNEVIRQFVMAKRFAGIAAKLLGVEKVRIYHDQALFKEAGGGPTPWHQDQYYWPLDTDKTLTMWMPLVDLNESMGILQFASGSHRHENKEQIAISDQSNHYFDELVHHNAYSISDLKSICAGDATFHYGWTMHYAPGNIGNRMREVMTVIYFADGAKVTQPDHVHKETDLRQWLPGCQAGDLAASPINPVV encoded by the coding sequence ATGGACAATACTGAAACGAGATCTATTCTTGATACCCCCTTTTTTCTCTCCACTGAAACGGTTGAACAGTTTCATGAAAACGGTTGGGTAAAGTTGGACAACATCATGGGACAGGATGATTTACAGCCCTATAGAAAAGCTATACAAGCTGAAGTCTCCCAACGACAAAAAGACTTCAAGCCTTTGCAGGAACGGGACACTTATGGCAAAGCATTTTTACAGATCATGAACCTTTGGAGATCAAACGAAGTGATTAGGCAGTTTGTAATGGCTAAGCGGTTTGCAGGAATTGCCGCCAAACTGCTGGGAGTTGAAAAAGTAAGGATCTATCACGATCAGGCATTATTTAAAGAGGCGGGCGGAGGTCCAACCCCTTGGCACCAAGACCAGTATTATTGGCCATTGGACACGGATAAAACGCTTACCATGTGGATGCCACTTGTGGATTTGAATGAATCTATGGGCATTCTTCAATTTGCCTCAGGCTCACATCGCCACGAAAACAAAGAACAAATCGCCATCTCTGATCAATCAAACCACTATTTCGACGAATTGGTCCACCACAATGCATATTCTATTTCAGATCTCAAATCAATTTGTGCCGGAGATGCTACCTTCCATTATGGGTGGACCATGCATTATGCTCCTGGTAACATTGGTAACCGCATGCGTGAAGTAATGACTGTCATTTATTTTGCAGATGGAGCCAAAGTAACCCAACCTGACCATGTACACAAGGAGACAGACTTAAGGCAGTGGTTACCTGGCTGTCAAGCAGGTGATTTGGCGGCCAGTCCAATCAATCCGGTTGTCTGA
- a CDS encoding GH36-type glycosyl hydrolase domain-containing protein — protein MKILKTIGLLLLLTFGGASIAQTPLVVWEWDENGLPSLDYQGAYPFKVELSKQATSMTTDPYFALGNYRMLLFAHVSGTYQLLTAERSWGRLNQGDSINTGVSGAYLKLGKKRVALTGPNSLAENRSQTAVKTGVGYMSYRYQMNKNLSVKRTIKVAPSQSYDGGLPAFLVEVEIENSGKRKEKVDYHEFVRASYEMNYQQRSAKKVDYRADVKQVSANLIKADMIAETEVPFLWKDRETAAEYEGYPPSLFISSLEVNGTVTSYPDASGKPLLDASVEVTLKPAEKKTVYFVVGIEATGDVAQIKQMIEKLQQDDVANSFASAWKNVLPLFEAEKDDRLRMELIWDAHTLEAMSMYSGYFQETKTPQGSAYDYYWGLHGGIRDHLQHMLPMCYYNPEVAKSALRYCLKKVTPRGEAPISEKGIGYQTDEAYKQSDNQLFLLNSLNEYLRITGDYAFLMEDIAYYPLEAKTSGTVLDHIEMMHLFLRDEISVGPRGLVRLLNSDWNDDIHFVLAEKPYNRMYFDSESMLNSTMLVKVYGDMLRELEKAKKVEKDIPMIEVDRLLESITYQRKTMLENVMKDWGGATYLRRFYWIDESVGHDKIYLWPQAFALQIPEVSIEKKQALLQEVEEKLIKPEKVGARLMEGNFPLKRGEHYAEIGCGENGGCWYSPFGQLVIGTAEVDIDKAWQFFERTTFRHISSQYPDLWIGQWTSSDYVNSSLTSAYPGHSQNMVYNAHPHAYQLYMYYLLKEKESTKQ, from the coding sequence ATGAAAATACTCAAAACAATAGGACTGCTCCTGCTGCTGACATTTGGCGGCGCAAGTATTGCCCAGACACCCTTAGTTGTATGGGAATGGGACGAGAATGGATTGCCTTCCCTTGATTATCAGGGGGCATATCCTTTTAAGGTGGAGTTGTCAAAACAGGCGACCAGCATGACCACAGACCCTTATTTTGCGCTGGGCAATTACCGGATGCTGCTCTTTGCCCATGTCAGCGGAACATACCAGTTGCTGACGGCTGAGAGAAGCTGGGGAAGGCTGAATCAGGGTGACAGCATCAACACAGGGGTAAGCGGCGCTTACCTAAAGCTAGGAAAGAAACGGGTGGCCCTGACCGGTCCCAACTCGTTGGCTGAAAACAGAAGCCAAACAGCCGTTAAAACAGGAGTAGGGTATATGTCTTATCGTTATCAGATGAATAAAAACCTGTCTGTGAAGCGTACTATCAAGGTGGCCCCTTCCCAAAGCTATGATGGTGGCCTGCCCGCCTTTCTGGTAGAAGTAGAAATAGAAAATTCAGGAAAACGCAAAGAGAAGGTAGACTACCATGAGTTTGTAAGAGCCAGTTATGAAATGAATTATCAGCAGCGGTCAGCTAAAAAAGTGGATTACCGCGCTGATGTGAAACAGGTGTCTGCAAACTTGATCAAAGCGGATATGATCGCGGAAACGGAAGTCCCTTTTCTTTGGAAGGATCGAGAGACAGCAGCAGAATATGAGGGTTACCCTCCTTCACTGTTTATCAGTTCACTGGAAGTCAATGGTACTGTGACCTCTTACCCTGATGCATCAGGGAAACCATTATTGGATGCTTCGGTTGAGGTTACCCTAAAACCTGCTGAGAAAAAGACTGTTTATTTTGTGGTGGGAATCGAAGCCACTGGAGATGTGGCACAGATCAAGCAAATGATTGAAAAGCTGCAGCAGGACGATGTAGCCAACAGTTTTGCTTCAGCATGGAAAAATGTGTTACCACTATTTGAAGCTGAAAAAGATGATCGATTGAGAATGGAGTTGATCTGGGATGCCCATACGCTCGAAGCCATGTCCATGTATTCGGGTTATTTTCAGGAAACCAAAACCCCGCAAGGAAGTGCCTATGATTATTATTGGGGACTGCATGGTGGTATCCGTGACCACTTGCAGCACATGTTGCCCATGTGTTATTACAACCCTGAAGTAGCCAAATCAGCCTTGCGTTATTGCCTGAAAAAGGTAACACCAAGAGGGGAAGCCCCAATTTCGGAAAAAGGGATCGGTTACCAGACCGATGAAGCGTATAAGCAGAGTGACAACCAACTGTTTCTCTTGAACTCTCTCAATGAGTACCTGCGCATTACAGGAGACTATGCTTTTCTAATGGAAGACATCGCCTATTACCCTTTGGAGGCCAAAACTTCTGGCACAGTGCTGGACCATATCGAGATGATGCACCTCTTTCTGCGTGACGAGATCAGCGTCGGTCCAAGGGGATTGGTCCGTCTCCTGAACTCTGACTGGAATGATGACATTCATTTTGTACTGGCGGAAAAACCTTACAACCGAATGTACTTTGATTCTGAATCCATGCTCAATTCTACCATGCTTGTGAAAGTGTATGGTGATATGCTGCGCGAACTGGAAAAGGCGAAAAAGGTAGAGAAAGATATCCCAATGATAGAAGTTGACCGACTGCTGGAAAGTATTACCTATCAGCGTAAAACCATGCTGGAAAATGTGATGAAAGACTGGGGGGGTGCCACATATCTACGCCGTTTTTACTGGATTGATGAATCAGTAGGACATGACAAGATTTACCTTTGGCCACAGGCGTTTGCCCTGCAAATTCCGGAAGTATCCATAGAGAAAAAACAAGCACTCTTACAGGAAGTGGAAGAGAAGCTGATCAAGCCAGAAAAAGTAGGCGCAAGGCTGATGGAAGGCAACTTCCCACTGAAGAGGGGAGAGCATTATGCAGAAATTGGCTGCGGGGAAAACGGTGGCTGCTGGTATTCTCCTTTTGGGCAGCTCGTAATCGGAACGGCAGAAGTAGATATAGACAAAGCATGGCAGTTTTTTGAGCGCACCACTTTCAGGCATATTTCAAGTCAATACCCTGATCTTTGGATCGGGCAATGGACTTCTTCAGATTATGTGAACTCCTCCCTGACTTCAGCTTACCCGGGGCACTCTCAGAATATGGTCTACAATGCACATCCGCATGCTTATCAGCTTTATATGTATTATCTGCTGAAAGAAAAGGAAAGTACAAAACAATAA
- a CDS encoding DUF1961 family protein gives MKKILVLVLSVICISASLAQTPLFEYKVKPFHEQEDSEIHGEARIVELSGKKAYNLTSIHSRLVFPKHTLNEEKGSLNLWFFPLEDLSPAYRGYRMDMNNKYYFSFSLLSDYAQNPNNIDEANFALSFARDWHPQFYAKFYKGTLFPTRVDPPQKGFVTSEHFLFEKNRWYQITLTWDKKKNELRLYANGILIGTEDSTNSGFYYDQINDQLYVNNNALALGDYSFYEEVLSPKKISALYKTNLPDFDAQYHQHLLDVFAGGKIEDFEFGINEEWQEKLNLSLKEPQHLDLFHVQGYTDAPSITEEGLLIETPFLDQCAATLDSQVYVWSKDIFEGDLYVEYEFKSLRPGGLSLLMVQAAGMQREDVLKDYPLRTNGNFRTAIGEDVRNYHWEYYREMNDVRNDIASGGLTKNPYYLPLDYGTFDKPFENYKWHKLQFLQQGNKLVGAIDGKIIVEAEDSYLTNSGGVYNFGHIVIRCMVRTKLLVRNLKVYNRNTEVKVIESKSM, from the coding sequence ATGAAAAAAATATTAGTATTGGTACTTTCCGTGATCTGTATTTCAGCTTCTTTAGCTCAGACACCGCTGTTTGAATACAAAGTGAAACCTTTCCATGAGCAGGAAGATTCGGAAATACATGGAGAGGCAAGAATCGTGGAGCTTTCAGGTAAAAAAGCCTACAACCTGACCAGTATCCATAGTCGATTGGTTTTTCCAAAACATACCCTGAATGAAGAGAAAGGTTCCCTCAACTTGTGGTTTTTTCCATTGGAAGATCTCTCTCCAGCCTACAGGGGCTACCGCATGGATATGAACAACAAGTATTATTTCAGTTTTTCCCTTTTGTCTGACTATGCCCAAAATCCTAATAATATTGATGAAGCCAACTTTGCCCTCAGTTTTGCCAGGGATTGGCATCCACAGTTTTATGCCAAATTCTACAAGGGAACACTATTCCCGACAAGGGTAGATCCTCCCCAGAAAGGCTTTGTTACTTCCGAGCATTTTCTATTCGAAAAAAACAGATGGTACCAGATTACCCTTACTTGGGACAAAAAGAAAAACGAGTTGCGCTTGTATGCCAATGGTATCTTGATTGGGACGGAAGACAGTACCAATAGCGGGTTCTATTATGACCAGATCAATGATCAATTGTATGTCAATAACAATGCGTTGGCTTTGGGTGATTATTCCTTTTATGAAGAGGTGTTAAGTCCTAAAAAAATAAGTGCATTATATAAGACAAATCTCCCCGATTTTGATGCGCAATACCATCAGCATTTATTGGACGTATTTGCCGGAGGTAAAATCGAAGACTTTGAATTTGGTATAAACGAGGAGTGGCAGGAAAAATTAAACCTGAGCTTGAAGGAGCCGCAACATCTGGACTTGTTTCATGTTCAAGGTTATACAGATGCACCGTCGATTACGGAGGAAGGGTTGCTGATCGAAACGCCTTTTCTGGATCAGTGTGCAGCCACGCTTGACAGCCAAGTGTATGTCTGGTCAAAAGATATCTTTGAAGGTGATTTGTATGTGGAGTATGAGTTTAAGTCATTAAGACCCGGCGGGTTAAGCCTTTTGATGGTACAGGCCGCAGGCATGCAGCGGGAAGATGTGTTGAAGGATTATCCGCTGAGAACAAATGGTAACTTCAGGACGGCGATTGGTGAAGATGTCAGGAATTATCATTGGGAATATTACAGGGAAATGAATGATGTACGGAATGATATTGCTTCTGGTGGATTGACCAAAAACCCCTACTATTTACCGCTTGACTATGGAACGTTTGACAAGCCTTTTGAGAATTACAAATGGCATAAGTTGCAGTTTCTTCAGCAGGGTAATAAACTGGTGGGAGCCATAGATGGCAAAATCATCGTGGAAGCTGAAGACTCATACTTAACAAATAGTGGTGGGGTTTACAATTTTGGTCATATCGTGATCCGATGTATGGTCAGGACAAAACTACTGGTAAGAAACCTGAAGGTTTATAACAGGAATACGGAGGTGAAAGTGATTGAATCCAAAAGTATGTAG
- a CDS encoding sodium:solute symporter family protein, with translation MKLGIIDICIIALYLIATVVIGLVMKKRAQKSKGEYLLGGNKLPWYLLGLSNASGMFDISGTMWLVAIGFVYGLKSIWIPWLWPVFNQIFLMVFLSAWLRRSNVTTGAEWIKTRFGNSREARLSHMVVVIFALIGCIGMLAYGFIGVGKFIEIFIPWEYVSQYIPFEVSSQYVPHFYGICLTLFAMFYAILGGMVSIVWTDIVQYIIMTVSSIIVAAIAMSTLGEQTLVVPEGWMSPLFGWELEMDWHGIVQEANDKIATDGFSLFTVFFSLTLFKGILSSAAGPAPTYDMQKILASKNAKEASLMSGSVSLILIPARYMMITGFVVLGLLYFDQLNLYVGGRLDFEQLLPAAMEQFIPVGLTGMLLAGLLAAFNSTFAGTLNAGQAYIINDLYLKYINPQATQKKVTLISYAIGIILVVVSTIFGFFAKDVNAVLQWVVSALYGGYIASNVLKWYWWRFNGGGYFWGMASGTLAALVFPLVFQQTLELYYFPLLLLISFVGCIVGTYTSPPTDMETLKRFYFNVRPWGFWQPIHQELEASYPNLKANTHFKRDMFNVGVGILWQTVLVATPIFMVLMEWRNFFLSLVLTCLTSFILKKTWWEPFKAREEELALELSEQPVEAESVLTN, from the coding sequence GTGAAACTAGGAATCATTGATATATGCATTATTGCCCTTTACCTGATCGCCACGGTGGTAATCGGGCTGGTGATGAAAAAACGGGCGCAAAAAAGTAAAGGTGAATACTTGCTGGGGGGCAACAAGCTGCCCTGGTATCTGTTGGGGCTTTCAAACGCTTCCGGCATGTTTGACATCTCAGGCACTATGTGGCTGGTGGCTATCGGGTTTGTCTACGGACTCAAGAGTATCTGGATCCCCTGGCTGTGGCCTGTATTCAACCAGATTTTCCTGATGGTGTTCTTGTCGGCTTGGCTCAGGCGCTCCAATGTCACGACTGGCGCAGAGTGGATCAAAACACGGTTCGGGAACAGCCGTGAAGCACGACTCTCCCATATGGTGGTCGTCATCTTTGCACTGATTGGCTGTATTGGCATGCTGGCATACGGCTTTATAGGAGTAGGGAAATTCATCGAGATATTTATTCCTTGGGAATATGTGTCACAATACATTCCATTTGAAGTATCATCACAGTATGTACCGCATTTTTACGGTATTTGCCTGACCCTATTTGCCATGTTCTATGCCATACTCGGCGGGATGGTCAGTATTGTATGGACCGACATCGTCCAATACATCATCATGACTGTTTCCTCTATTATTGTCGCTGCCATTGCCATGAGTACTTTGGGTGAGCAGACACTGGTGGTGCCGGAAGGATGGATGTCTCCTTTATTCGGATGGGAACTCGAAATGGACTGGCATGGCATTGTGCAGGAAGCCAATGATAAAATTGCTACAGACGGATTTTCTCTCTTTACTGTGTTCTTTTCACTGACTCTTTTCAAAGGGATTCTTTCTAGTGCTGCAGGTCCTGCTCCAACGTATGATATGCAAAAAATTCTGGCGTCAAAGAATGCGAAAGAAGCTTCCCTGATGAGCGGATCGGTTTCCCTGATCCTGATTCCTGCCCGCTATATGATGATCACGGGTTTTGTCGTATTGGGACTTCTGTATTTTGATCAGTTAAATCTGTATGTAGGCGGAAGGTTGGATTTTGAACAGCTTCTTCCCGCTGCCATGGAACAGTTTATTCCGGTAGGGCTTACAGGGATGTTACTGGCTGGACTATTGGCAGCCTTTAATTCCACTTTTGCCGGAACACTCAACGCTGGACAGGCTTATATTATCAATGACCTTTACCTTAAATACATTAACCCACAAGCTACTCAGAAAAAAGTCACACTTATCAGCTATGCAATCGGTATTATACTTGTGGTGGTCAGTACCATTTTCGGTTTCTTTGCCAAAGATGTCAATGCCGTGCTGCAATGGGTAGTTTCTGCCCTTTATGGTGGCTATATCGCATCCAATGTACTGAAGTGGTACTGGTGGCGATTTAATGGCGGCGGATATTTCTGGGGAATGGCATCCGGTACGTTAGCTGCATTGGTATTTCCATTGGTGTTTCAGCAAACGCTCGAACTGTACTATTTCCCGCTCCTGCTCCTGATTTCATTTGTGGGGTGCATTGTTGGGACCTATACCTCGCCACCTACTGATATGGAAACATTGAAACGTTTTTACTTCAATGTAAGACCTTGGGGGTTCTGGCAACCAATCCATCAGGAGCTAGAGGCTTCTTATCCAAACCTAAAAGCCAATACCCATTTCAAGCGGGACATGTTCAATGTCGGAGTCGGTATTTTGTGGCAAACCGTTTTGGTGGCTACCCCCATCTTTATGGTGCTGATGGAGTGGCGGAATTTCTTCCTGTCTCTTGTACTAACCTGTCTGACTTCCTTTATCCTGAAAAAAACATGGTGGGAGCCATTCAAGGCGCGAGAAGAGGAACTGGCGTTAGAGCTATCAGAGCAGCCCGTTGAAGCTGAAAGTGTGCTTACTAACTAA